A window from Theropithecus gelada isolate Dixy chromosome 1, Tgel_1.0, whole genome shotgun sequence encodes these proteins:
- the LRIF1 gene encoding ligand-dependent nuclear receptor-interacting factor 1 isoform X2, giving the protein MASTSDKGAQGRNDKKDSHGRSNKASHLKSDAEFKKIFGLTKDLRVCLTRIPDRLTSGEGFDSFSSLVNSGTYKETEFMVKEGERKQQNFDTKRKAKTIKKMDHIKKRKTENAYNTIINGEANVNSSQPLSSILPTSDVSQHNILTSHSKTRQEKRTEIEYYTYERQEKGTLNSDAAYEQSHFFNKNYTEDIFPVTPPELEETIRDEKIRRLKQVLREKEAALEEMRKKMHQK; this is encoded by the exons ATGGCATCAACATCAGATAAAGGTGCCCAAGGAAGAAATGACAAGAAAGATTCCCACGGAAGAAGTAATAAGGCATCACATCTGAAGAGTGATgctgaatttaaaaagatatttggcCTTACTAAAGATTTGAGAGTGTGCCTTACTCGAATTCCTGACCGTTTGACCTCTGGAGAAGGTTTTGATTCCTTTAGCAGTTTGGTAAACAGTGGCACTTACAAAGAGACAGAGTTTATggtgaaggaaggagagagaaaacag CAGAATTTTGATacgaaaagaaaagcaaaaactattAAGAAGATGGATcacataaagaagagaaaaacagagaatgcTTATAACACAATCATAAATGGGGAAGCTAATGTCAACAGTTCCCAACCTCTAAGCAGTATTTTACCAACTTCAGATGTGTCACAACATAACATTCTCACGAGTCAcagcaaaaccagacaagaaaagagaactGAGATAGAATACTATACCTATGAGAGGCAAGAGAAAGGCACATTGAATTCAGATGCAGCTTATGAACAAAGtcatttcttcaataaaaattataCCGAGGATATTTTCCCAGTGACACCACCAGAGTTAGAAGAAACCATTCGagatgaaaaaataagaagaCTTAAGCAGGtgctgagagagaaagaagcagctCTTGAAGAAATGCGTAAGAAGAtgcaccaaaaataa